GGGTAATAATAAGTGCTTTACAGTCTTAAAAGCCTTCATGAATGACTGGTGGGTAGTGTTTTATGGGTAAACAAATTATTGATGAGAATGAATTTGATGATACAGTGCAATTCCCCAATTTCAAAACTCTGACCCAATAATCCTGGCTCTGCAGTGGCCCCCTTGTAATGGCCCTCTTGAATTTGTTGGTTGTAGGACCACAAACATTACATGATGTAACATGCTAATCTGAGGTATGATTAAGGTAGCTATAGCAAGGTTAAAATCACTTAGAAAGGACTTCTGAAACTCCCACAGATTTTAGCGGAGCAGAAAGTaggtttcatttcagaattCCACTCAGAAAGCCTTGCTCCCCGCTCCCCATACAATCAGAAAATTGGAATGTCACAAGTTCCTCTGAAGAaatactgtcatttttattttacagcgCAGTTCCTCTTTAAGAATTAACCTTAGAAGATAAATCGCCTACATCCTAGCCTTGTCAGTATCTTGCCGTATGTGGACCTGTTTCCATGGCGACTGCGACCCAGCGGAACAGAGATTTCTGGGAAAAGCGGCCTTGAGATGACAGCAGCTGAAACCGCGGGagcctcctcctccaggtctctctctctctctccgaggCGCAGCGGAAATGAGGACGGGGAAACACACAAAGCAGGTGTCCGTTAGCGTTAGCTGTGCTAATGAAGGGCGCTTATTTTTAAGGCGATGGAAAATGCGCTTTGAACAGCGGTCATGTGTCACCAGAGGCTCTTCAGCAGAAGAGAACGCCAGCATGTGTTCAAAAGATCCAGCACGTCACACTGCTTGCCTTTACCCTTTTAGTATTCGTATCACAGAATGAAATGACTTATTCATTCTCATCACACACTACTAAAATTTAATGAAGAGGGTTTTGTGCAACGACAGGTAGATTTTTTTAAGGGTTTTGATCAGGGATGTGCCATGACAAATGGGCTGGGTAAAAAGTTAGaccaaaatgccattttaacaAGTAACTACACTTGTGTACTTGTTCTTTCCTCAACCTCTTCTTCCATCGAAAACTCAATTCCATAACAAGCTGGACAGCAGCTGGAGATCAGACTTTTACATTGACTTCCACTGAGCAGATTAACACATTGAGGCCTTTTGCTCTGTAAATTGATCTGTCCAACGATCTCTCCAATGGCCTCCCATTCCAGGTGCCCAAGAGCTGCCTCTCCTAGTGTGTCCACACCATGATGAACCAAAGATCCCATAATCCATAGAGCCATGGATGACAGACAGCAAGTCCACAAACCTTTCACTGAAGTACTATTGTCCCAACATTCACTCAATGTTTTAAATAGCAAAGTCGATACAAAAACAGGAATTTCAATGTACAGATTTTATTAGTCACACAGAATACAGTCAATTCATATTTATTACGAAATgtaccctccctccctcaatcCCAAAAGTAACAAATACATACTGAAGTACAGGAAacaacattttgtgaaaatattcatcagttaaatgcaaattacaaTATTATACTTTTAATCAAGGATACAATTATTTAAAGTGACAAAACAATATTCATGATTTACATAAAAAGCCACAGGAAGTTAATTCAATAGATATATTAAATAGACAACTAGATAGTTTAATAGATAAGTTAATTCAATACTactaatatacattttttaaaatggtttttaatGAGATAAAAAGTTAGCCAAATGTCTAGAATTCTCCGACGTCCACCCTCTTGTCCCGACACTTGCTCCTGGCCTTCGTTCGAGCTTTAAATGCAGCTGCGTTGTACAGGTGCTGGAGAAATGCAGATAAATTATTAATTCACTGAGCAGACTGAACAGAAGCCAATATTCAGAAGCCAAAGTCTCAATATTTTCTGAGAtgtccattttttccccttaattGCCTGAGATGAGAATTAGAGAGAAAATTATTCACCCCATTTTAAAGTAGTAATATTAGACAGAATTACCCTCTCAAAGCGGGAGATTTTCATTGCCTTCAGTGTCGCCGAATCGACCATCATTGGAGGACCAAGCTCAAACACATCACGGATGAAATCATTCGCCTGGGATAAAGAGcgacagagagactgagaccGAGACCACCAGAACACGCAGAAAAGCAAtgaacttttattttctttcactcACGCACAATACTCTTGAGAGACCTGTTGAATTAGTAAGCCCTCATCAGTTAATTTATTAAAGTGATGtctacagtgtgtgtgggcCTGTTTCACCTGTGGAAACATCAAATCATTACCCACCTGCAGATGGTAGTTCATTCCAGACCCGACGAATTCCCGGAAGGCGTCGTACGTCCTCTTCCTGACCCAGCTGTCGATGTCCATACGCTCCGTCCCGAATCGGATCGTCTCCGTTTGGAAGTCTCCTTCctgcaaacagaaaaggagGACCAGTCAATATTCCCCTTCTTTAATATCCCATCTCCAGGGACCAATCGGTATTCTTCATGTTCACCTGCCAACCACAAAAGGACCAATCAATCCCCATGTCTACTCCTGCTGAGGGAAGGCTCACCTCCACAGCCCGCAGCACGTCTCTGAAGACGGACCTCTGCTTGCGTTTGTCATTCTTGGCCCTGTGCTTGTTGCAGTCGGTGGCCAGGGCATTCAGCTTCACGCACAGAGGCTCCAGGTCTTCAGGTTCAAACTCCTGCAGGAATGGAGTCAAaaccaagggggggggggggggggggggggtcaaaccAAACTGTATCTGGCCGGTGACATTCCAGCGACGGTGACAACTCTCCTCTGGCACTGCAGCTGCCTTTCGCGAGCCAttttcccccccacacaggTCTGATCTGAGAGTGCCCGAGAGCCGCGGCGCTGGCAGTGACTCACCGCATCCAGGTCCCTGGCCAGCTCGAACAGGAGGGCGATGGTCTCTCCCGCGGCGATCCTCATGTTCACGTCATCGCACTCCAGCAGGCTCGGGAGCTTCCGCAGGTGCCTGAGGGCAGCGGCAAAACgctcagaacacacacacaggaaggtcTGCAGAAAGGCAGAAGAGCTGCTCGACTTGAATGATCCATACGCATGCCCGCCATTTTGATCCAAATCATTACTTAATATATTTCAAAGGAATCTACAGTAAAAACCCCTACCGGAATGGTTCAGTTACTGCATGAAGGCATTTGTCAATCAACACcaacaaacagtaaaaatgaaacattacctGGAAACACTTAGTACAAGTACAAGTAAACACCAATAAAAGGCTGGCTATCAGCAGCATGCTAAAGCAAAAAGCCCTGCAACAGAGGATATTGgttattatttattgtcattcGTGTTATCATGTTGCAGCTGTATCATTTGACAAGGTACAATTTCCACCAAATGCAATTCAGAGCATTCAAAGCAGATACACCCGTAAATTCAACAGATTCATGTGaacacaaaactaaaaatgtatCTCCATAAGACTGCCATCAGAATTAGTAGGGAAAGAAATTGAACTTATGAGCAGATAAAGGTGTTTTTCACCAATTTTTTCCACGTGTTCCAAGGAATCTGCCAGAGGACCCCCATCATTAGATGTTAGTATAACAACAAGCACAGATGTGCTGACTGGCTTGCTCTCCTCAGTAGAATGTACTGCTGTGCATATTAAGCCGGATACACAGACGACCCCGGAGGGGAGTGGCGTACTTGCTGAGAATGGCCTTGACCTCAGTGCCGGGGCAGATGGTGAGTAGCAGGGCCCAGGCTAGCAGGGCGTGGATGTGGAGCACGGTAATCTGGGGGCTGAAGGTGGAGCGACTCCCGTCCGCCTTGGCATACGACCTGCTGAACAGGCTCTCAAAGCACTCCATGGTG
The sequence above is a segment of the Megalops cyprinoides isolate fMegCyp1 chromosome 23, fMegCyp1.pri, whole genome shotgun sequence genome. Coding sequences within it:
- the LOC118770539 gene encoding interferon-related developmental regulator 1-like; translation: MPRSKKRSNRGGQQRAVQPFSDEDASIETLSHCSSFSDSVSVADEGGELGEDVALEDFQYKLKGFIDSTVDKSAKTRQSALDGLKAAMATKIMYEFILERRMTITDSIERCLKKGKGEEQRAAASLACLLCIQLGSGIESEEVFKTLKPIFKNILTDGAANIQARQACATSLGICSLIAEDDILDVYATMECFESLFSRSYAKADGSRSTFSPQITVLHIHALLAWALLLTICPGTEVKAILSKHLRKLPSLLECDDVNMRIAAGETIALLFELARDLDAEFEPEDLEPLCVKLNALATDCNKHRAKNDKRKQRSVFRDVLRAVEEGDFQTETIRFGTERMDIDSWVRKRTYDAFREFVGSGMNYHLQANDFIRDVFELGPPMMVDSATLKAMKISRFERHLYNAAAFKARTKARSKCRDKRVDVGEF